A stretch of Lysobacter sp. K5869 DNA encodes these proteins:
- a CDS encoding FCD domain-containing protein yields the protein MPPIEPAGRSLLTGRMTLTEQLLNALGREIVLGRYEAGGFPTEAEISEAYSTSRSVTREAIKMLTSKGMLSARPRSGIVVQPERAWSLLDADVLRWMLERKFSYKLLRSFTEMRLGIEPTAAALAARNADARAIEDIERGLERMHAAERGQDDHLTSDVAFHVAILDATGNPFYMQLHDLVNTALRISIQLTNRIKGRTASIPAHRKVLDAIKAGDAAAAHAAMSRIIADVLELIAEAESQEAGRSTGKARKGAAGKMARTKA from the coding sequence ATGCCTCCAATCGAGCCCGCAGGACGGTCGCTGCTGACCGGCCGCATGACGTTGACGGAACAACTGTTGAATGCGCTGGGCCGCGAGATCGTCCTCGGACGTTACGAGGCCGGCGGGTTTCCGACCGAAGCGGAAATCTCCGAGGCGTATTCGACCAGCCGCAGCGTCACCCGCGAAGCGATCAAAATGCTCACCTCCAAGGGCATGCTGTCGGCGCGGCCGCGCAGCGGCATCGTGGTCCAGCCCGAGCGCGCGTGGAGCCTGCTCGACGCCGACGTGCTGCGCTGGATGCTGGAGCGCAAGTTCTCGTACAAGCTGCTGCGCTCGTTCACCGAGATGCGCCTGGGCATCGAGCCCACCGCCGCGGCGCTGGCCGCGCGCAACGCCGATGCGCGCGCGATCGAGGACATCGAGCGCGGACTGGAGCGCATGCACGCGGCCGAGCGCGGTCAGGACGATCACCTGACCTCCGACGTGGCCTTCCACGTCGCGATCCTCGACGCCACCGGCAATCCCTTCTACATGCAGCTGCACGATCTGGTGAACACTGCGCTGCGCATCTCGATCCAGCTGACCAACCGGATCAAGGGCCGCACCGCGAGCATTCCCGCGCACCGCAAGGTGCTCGACGCGATCAAGGCCGGCGACGCCGCGGCGGCGCACGCGGCGATGTCGCGGATCATCGCCGACGTGCTGGAACTCATCGCGGAAGCCGAATCGCAAGAGGCCGGCCGCAGCACGGGCAAGGCGCGCAAGGGCGCCGCCGGGAAGATGGCCCGGACCAAGGCTTGA
- a CDS encoding alpha-galactosidase, producing the protein MRRPSLPAWAWVALAAHALFVADARAAARFDAATRVFRLDGERVTYAFGINEAGQLQSLHWGGRLADGDPLGPAKSLPSHSSFDLSASITPQEFPAQGGGVFTEVALKVAYADGNRDTVLRYVSHTLERDAVTVRLRDIALPLEVSLRYTIDPGTGVIGRSARIENLGRTPLRIDQAASAAYTLAPQDDYRLHHLSGRWAGEWSLQQRPVSEGASVLESRRGSTGQQNTPWFAIDRGGSSGEDSGPVWFGALAWSGSWRISIDKDPLGAVRVVGGYNPYDFAYRLAPGERLDTPVFYAGYSDGGMGGASRLLHRFERERILPGGGKPRLRPVLYNSWEATEFAVDEAGQMALAEKAARIGVERFVVDDGWFGARNSDKAGLGDWSVNRAKFPNGLKPLIDKVHGLGMEFGLWVEPEMVNPDSDLYRAHPDWVLNFPERPRTPARNQLVLNLARRDVRDHVLQVLDALVTDNDIQFLKWDYNRNWSEPGWPQLAPEDQPKVYVEYVRNLYWILGELRRKHPKLEIESCSGGGGRIDLGIMALTDQVWPSDNTDPFDRLSMQDGFSHAYAPAAMMAWVTDSPNWVNRRETSLDYRFLSSMQGALGIGANLNHWRDADFATAARMVAAYKQVRATVQQGDLYRLISPANGSPRSATLSVSPDRRQAVLFAFLHSQSKGMQEPAIRLRGLDPRQRYRIARLGGGALPEAMPAEASGAYWMEHGLAVPMRGDFQASGFVFEAK; encoded by the coding sequence ATGCGCCGTCCGTCGCTTCCCGCCTGGGCCTGGGTCGCCCTGGCCGCCCACGCCTTGTTCGTCGCCGACGCGCGCGCCGCGGCGCGTTTCGATGCCGCCACGCGGGTGTTCCGCCTCGACGGCGAACGCGTCACCTACGCCTTCGGCATCAACGAAGCCGGGCAGCTGCAGTCGCTGCATTGGGGCGGGCGTCTGGCCGACGGCGATCCGCTCGGGCCGGCCAAGAGCTTGCCTTCGCATTCGAGCTTCGATCTGTCGGCGTCGATCACCCCGCAGGAATTTCCCGCGCAGGGCGGCGGCGTCTTCACCGAGGTCGCGCTCAAGGTCGCCTACGCCGACGGCAACCGCGACACCGTGCTGCGCTATGTGTCGCACACGCTCGAACGCGACGCGGTGACGGTGCGCCTGCGCGATATCGCCTTGCCGCTGGAGGTGAGCCTGCGCTACACCATCGACCCCGGCACCGGCGTGATCGGCCGCTCGGCGCGGATCGAAAACCTCGGCCGCACGCCGCTGCGCATCGATCAGGCTGCGTCCGCCGCCTACACGCTGGCGCCGCAGGACGATTATCGCCTGCACCACCTCAGCGGCCGCTGGGCCGGCGAATGGAGCCTGCAACAACGCCCGGTCAGCGAAGGCGCGAGCGTGCTGGAAAGCCGGCGCGGTTCGACCGGGCAGCAGAACACGCCGTGGTTCGCGATCGACCGCGGCGGATCGAGCGGCGAAGACAGCGGCCCGGTCTGGTTCGGCGCGTTGGCGTGGTCGGGCTCGTGGCGCATCAGCATCGACAAGGACCCGCTCGGCGCGGTGCGCGTGGTCGGCGGCTACAACCCCTACGATTTCGCCTACCGCCTGGCGCCCGGCGAACGCCTGGACACGCCGGTGTTCTACGCCGGCTACTCGGACGGCGGCATGGGCGGCGCCTCGCGCCTGCTGCACCGCTTCGAGCGCGAACGCATCCTGCCCGGCGGCGGCAAGCCGCGCCTGCGGCCGGTGCTCTACAACAGTTGGGAAGCCACCGAGTTCGCGGTCGACGAAGCCGGACAAATGGCCTTGGCCGAAAAGGCCGCGCGCATCGGCGTGGAGCGCTTCGTGGTCGACGACGGTTGGTTCGGCGCGCGCAACAGCGACAAGGCCGGGCTCGGCGACTGGAGCGTCAACCGCGCCAAGTTCCCCAACGGCCTCAAGCCGCTGATCGACAAAGTCCACGGCCTGGGCATGGAATTCGGGTTGTGGGTGGAACCGGAGATGGTCAATCCCGACAGCGATCTCTACCGCGCGCATCCGGATTGGGTGCTGAATTTCCCCGAGCGTCCGCGCACGCCGGCGCGCAACCAACTGGTGCTCAACCTCGCCCGCCGCGACGTGCGCGATCACGTGTTGCAAGTGCTAGACGCCTTGGTCACCGACAACGACATCCAGTTCCTGAAGTGGGACTACAACCGCAACTGGTCCGAACCCGGCTGGCCGCAGCTGGCGCCGGAGGACCAGCCCAAGGTCTACGTCGAGTACGTGCGCAATCTGTATTGGATCCTGGGCGAGCTGCGGCGCAAGCATCCCAAGCTGGAGATCGAATCCTGCTCGGGCGGCGGCGGCCGCATCGATCTGGGCATCATGGCGTTGACCGATCAGGTCTGGCCGTCGGACAACACCGATCCGTTCGACCGGCTGAGCATGCAGGACGGTTTCAGCCACGCCTACGCGCCGGCGGCGATGATGGCCTGGGTGACCGATTCGCCGAACTGGGTCAATCGCCGCGAAACCTCGCTGGACTATCGGTTCTTGTCGTCGATGCAGGGCGCGCTCGGCATCGGCGCCAACCTCAACCATTGGCGCGATGCGGATTTCGCCACCGCCGCGCGCATGGTCGCGGCTTACAAGCAGGTGCGCGCGACCGTGCAGCAAGGCGATCTGTACCGGCTGATCTCGCCGGCGAACGGCAGCCCCCGCTCGGCCACCTTGTCGGTGTCGCCCGACCGGCGCCAAGCGGTGCTGTTCGCGTTCCTGCACAGCCAGAGCAAGGGCATGCAGGAACCGGCGATCCGCCTGCGCGGGCTGGATCCGCGCCAGCGCTATCGCATCGCGCGGCTGGGCGGCGGCGCGCTGCCCGAAGCGATGCCGGCCGAGGCCAGCGGCGCGTACTGGATGGAACACGGGCTGGCGGTGCCGATGCGCGGCGACTTCCAGGCCAGCGGTTTCGTGTTCGAGGCGAAGTGA
- a CDS encoding NmrA family NAD(P)-binding protein gives MHIVLGGTGHVGSALAEELIARGEAVTVVTHDPAKRGDWEARGARVALADVRDPSGLREVFRRGRRLFLLNPPAAVAADTDMVERESVRSIVAALQDSGPEKIVAESTYGAQPIERAGDLGVLYEMERALEAQPIPFSTIRAAYYMSNWDAALATARADGIVRSFLPASFRLPMVAPCDLGRVAAELMTAPAAEREVRYAEGPRRYAPEDVAVCFASALGREVRVEEVPRDRWVEGFRELGFSAPAASSYAAMTAATVDGLELAEHPWRGETTLREYIDALAGAA, from the coding sequence ATGCATATCGTGCTGGGCGGAACCGGCCACGTCGGTTCGGCGTTGGCTGAGGAACTGATCGCACGCGGCGAAGCGGTCACGGTGGTGACCCACGATCCGGCCAAACGCGGCGACTGGGAAGCGCGCGGCGCGCGGGTCGCGTTGGCCGATGTGCGCGACCCCAGCGGTTTGCGCGAAGTGTTCCGCCGCGGCCGGCGCCTGTTCCTGCTCAATCCGCCCGCCGCGGTCGCCGCCGATACCGACATGGTCGAACGCGAGAGCGTGCGTTCGATCGTCGCGGCGCTGCAGGATTCGGGACCGGAGAAGATCGTCGCCGAATCGACCTACGGCGCGCAGCCGATCGAGCGCGCCGGCGATCTGGGCGTGCTGTACGAAATGGAGCGCGCGTTGGAAGCGCAACCGATCCCCTTCAGCACGATCCGCGCCGCCTACTACATGAGCAACTGGGACGCCGCGCTGGCGACCGCGCGCGCCGACGGCATCGTGCGCAGCTTCTTGCCGGCGTCGTTCCGCTTGCCGATGGTGGCGCCTTGCGATCTCGGCCGCGTCGCCGCCGAACTGATGACCGCGCCGGCCGCCGAGCGCGAGGTGCGTTATGCCGAAGGCCCGCGCCGTTACGCGCCCGAGGATGTCGCGGTCTGCTTCGCCAGCGCGCTGGGCCGCGAGGTGCGGGTGGAGGAAGTGCCGCGCGACCGCTGGGTCGAGGGCTTCCGCGAACTCGGCTTCTCGGCCCCGGCGGCGTCGTCGTACGCCGCGATGACCGCGGCGACGGTGGACGGCCTGGAGCTGGCCGAGCACCCGTGGCGCGGCGAAACCACCCTGCGCGAATACATCGACGCCCTGGCCGGCGCGGCCTGA